One Oryza sativa Japonica Group chromosome 8, ASM3414082v1 DNA window includes the following coding sequences:
- the LOC107275352 gene encoding transcription factor MYB77, which produces MAADGGDGSGGGRKTPWTQEEDEALRRAVREHRRQNWAEIALALPRRGPKSCRLRWCQHLSPELDSRVFTAEEDAIILAQQRVHGNKWATIARCLPGRYDNAVKNRWNSALRKLLQVQHASGAGSPPAAAAAAAGDDRDDAPVCLQLFPARAGGVKEAGLFAGEKDVEEEDVATSLTLGLPVLCEAELELRLGPAWPATA; this is translated from the coding sequence atggcggcggacggcggcgacggcagcggcggcggcaggaagaCGCCGTGGAcgcaggaggaggacgaggcgctGCGTCGCGCGGTGCGCGAGCACCGGCGGCAGAACTGGGCGGAGATCGCGCTGGCGCTGCCCCGGCGCGGGCCCAAGTCGTGCCGGCTGCGGTGGTGCCAGCACCTGTCGCCGGAGCTGGACAGCCGGGTCTTCACCGCCGAGGAGGACGCGATCATCCTCGCGCAGCAGCGCGTGCACGGCAACAAGTGGGCCACCATCGCGCGCTGCCTCCCCGGCCGCTACGACAACGCCGTCAAGAACCGGTGGAACTCGGCGCTCCGCAAGCTGCTGCAAGTGCAACACGCCAGCGGCGCCGGctccccgccggccgctgccgccgccgccgccggagacgaccGGGACGATGCCCCAGTCTGCCTCCAGCTGTTCCCCGCGAGGGCCGGGGGCGTGAAGGAGGCTGGCTTATTCGCCGGTGAGAAggatgtggaggaggaggacgtggCGACCAGCCTGACGCTGGGGTTGCCGGTGCTGTGCGAggcggagctggagctcaggCTGGGGCCTGCGTGGCCGGCCACCGCGTGA